One segment of Proteus appendicitidis DNA contains the following:
- the gntR gene encoding gluconate operon transcriptional repressor GntR, translated as MKKKRPSLQDVASRVGVTKMTVSRFLRNPEQVSEALREKIARELDSLNYIPNRAPDILSNSTSHAIGVLLPSLTNQVFAEVIRGIESVTDKYGYQTMLAHYGYRAEKEEERLLSLLSYNIDGLILAERTHTPKTMKMLETAGIPVVEIMDSVSPCFDSAVGLDNVAASQQMVSEMIKRGCKRVIYLGARQDERTLMRLNGYEKAMQNAGLPVGNVMTPKSSSYSLGAELLHAARKQYPDLDGLYCTNDDIAIGAVFECQRLGISVPEDIAISGFHGHDVGQVMTPRLASIFTPRDEMGQQAADLLLKRMKGKIARGQVIDVGFRIITGESI; from the coding sequence ATGAAGAAAAAACGCCCCTCATTACAGGATGTAGCTTCACGAGTTGGTGTTACCAAAATGACGGTTAGCCGATTTTTGCGTAACCCCGAACAAGTCTCTGAAGCTTTACGAGAAAAAATTGCGCGTGAATTAGATAGCCTTAATTATATTCCTAATCGCGCCCCTGATATTTTATCTAATTCAACCAGTCATGCGATTGGGGTATTGCTACCTTCTTTAACTAACCAAGTTTTTGCCGAAGTTATTCGTGGTATTGAATCAGTCACCGATAAATACGGTTATCAAACCATGTTAGCGCACTATGGCTATCGTGCTGAAAAAGAAGAAGAACGTCTGCTTTCATTACTCTCTTATAATATTGATGGGCTTATTCTTGCTGAAAGAACGCACACGCCAAAAACCATGAAAATGCTAGAAACCGCGGGTATTCCTGTGGTGGAGATTATGGACAGCGTTTCTCCTTGTTTTGATTCAGCGGTAGGATTAGATAACGTTGCAGCCTCACAACAGATGGTCAGTGAAATGATCAAGCGTGGCTGTAAACGCGTTATCTACCTTGGCGCAAGACAAGATGAACGAACCTTAATGCGTTTAAATGGCTATGAAAAAGCGATGCAAAATGCGGGCTTGCCTGTTGGTAATGTGATGACGCCAAAAAGTTCTTCTTATTCATTGGGCGCTGAATTATTACATGCGGCACGTAAGCAATATCCTGATTTAGACGGGCTTTATTGCACCAATGACGATATTGCGATTGGTGCTGTTTTTGAGTGCCAGCGTTTAGGCATTTCAGTGCCAGAGGATATTGCGATATCAGGTTTCCACGGGCACGATGTTGGACAAGTTATGACACCTCGCCTTGCCAGTATTTTTACTCCGCGTGATGAAATGGGGCAGCAAGCAGCTGATTTATTGCTTAAACGAATGAAAGGTAAAATTGCGCGAGGTCAAGTGATTGATGTCGGTTTTCGTATTATCACCGGTGAAAGTATTTAA
- the gntK gene encoding gluconokinase: MNDTQSLHHVFILMGVSGSGKSAVASGVAQRTGAAFLDGDFLHPRSNITKMASGHALNDEDRKPWLQALNDAAFAMQRTNSVSLIVCSALKKQYRDMLRDGNKCLHFLYLKGDYELIESRLKARKGHFFKPQMLVTQFETLEEPTKAENDVYEIDISVPLDDVIESVIKTINLVTQKTFEEETV; the protein is encoded by the coding sequence ATGAACGATACCCAATCCCTACACCATGTTTTCATCTTAATGGGGGTATCAGGCAGCGGTAAATCTGCGGTCGCAAGTGGTGTAGCACAACGTACAGGTGCTGCTTTTTTGGACGGTGATTTTCTGCATCCTCGCTCAAATATTACTAAAATGGCATCAGGTCACGCTTTAAATGATGAAGATCGTAAACCTTGGCTACAAGCATTAAATGATGCCGCATTTGCAATGCAAAGAACTAATAGTGTTTCGTTAATTGTTTGTTCTGCATTGAAAAAACAGTATCGCGATATGTTAAGAGACGGCAATAAATGCCTGCACTTTTTATATTTAAAAGGTGACTATGAGCTGATTGAAAGTCGCTTAAAAGCACGTAAAGGACACTTCTTTAAACCTCAAATGTTAGTGACTCAATTTGAAACCTTAGAAGAGCCAACAAAAGCTGAAAACGATGTGTATGAAATTGATATTTCAGTGCCACTTGATGATGTGATTGAAAGTGTAATTAAGACAATAAATTTAGTCACTCAAAAGACTTTTGAAGAGGAAACGGTATGA
- a CDS encoding iron ABC transporter substrate-binding protein: MAICRRQFLTYLTTIATLSALPHSVRAAITSRIAAQFGHIPAPTAIHRVISAGPPTDQLLLALAPEKLLGFSSLNLEKSPLFSDELRKLPRLGRLSGRGSTLSLEALLTLEPDIIIDSGNVDETYRSLAKRVSDQAGVPYVLIDGTLKDSPAQLRQTGALLGVSERAETLARIAEQYLSDAALFAAAQKISPRFYLARGAKGLQTGARSSIHTEAIETLGFENVVDIPDFTGLTDVSPEQLLMWDPEIIITQDENAYQQIMHDAVWKSIQAVKNNKVLLFKGLPFGWLDGPPGINRLMGMRRLQSHFDARIEKQADQDLQNYFAHFYHTQLSAEQCQQLLGYS, from the coding sequence ATGGCGATCTGTAGACGACAATTTCTAACTTACCTCACAACCATTGCGACATTATCAGCACTTCCACATTCGGTAAGAGCCGCAATAACCTCACGTATAGCAGCACAATTTGGTCATATTCCTGCACCAACAGCGATCCACCGCGTGATAAGTGCGGGGCCTCCAACTGATCAATTGTTACTCGCATTAGCGCCTGAAAAATTATTGGGTTTTTCATCACTTAATTTAGAAAAAAGCCCTTTATTTTCAGATGAACTGCGTAAATTACCTCGTTTAGGGCGCTTATCAGGACGAGGTAGTACACTCTCTTTAGAAGCGTTACTGACGTTAGAGCCTGATATCATTATTGATAGTGGTAATGTGGATGAAACCTATCGTTCACTAGCGAAGCGTGTTTCTGATCAAGCTGGTGTGCCTTATGTGTTAATTGATGGCACATTAAAAGATAGCCCAGCGCAGTTACGTCAAACAGGGGCTTTATTAGGTGTTAGTGAAAGAGCAGAAACATTAGCACGCATTGCAGAGCAATATCTTAGTGATGCAGCCTTATTTGCTGCGGCACAAAAAATAAGCCCTCGTTTTTACCTTGCTCGAGGTGCAAAAGGGTTACAAACAGGTGCTAGAAGCTCTATTCATACCGAAGCTATTGAAACATTAGGTTTTGAAAATGTGGTAGATATTCCTGATTTCACAGGGTTAACAGATGTGTCACCAGAACAACTGTTGATGTGGGACCCTGAAATTATCATCACACAAGATGAAAATGCCTATCAGCAAATTATGCACGACGCGGTATGGAAAAGCATCCAAGCTGTTAAAAACAACAAAGTTTTACTGTTTAAAGGATTACCATTTGGTTGGTTAGATGGTCCTCCAGGTATCAACCGTTTAATGGGGATGCGTCGCTTACAGAGCCATTTTGACGCTCGAATAGAAAAACAAGCCGATCAAGATCTACAAAATTACTTTGCTCATTTTTATCATACGCAATTAAGTGCTGAACAATGTCAGCAATTGCTGGGGTATTCATGA